Proteins encoded together in one Amphritea japonica ATCC BAA-1530 window:
- a CDS encoding SLC13 family permease encodes MMPADIVLNTHAIAVLLLTALALFLFTRDWLPLESSSLFVLAALATGFQLFPFSSDGKTLHAVDFFSGFGHEALVAVTALMIIGHALARTGALEPVGRALTRLWEVSPQLSFLLTLIVGAVLSAFVNNVPIVILLLPILTSVSLRMKTSASRILMPMGFATLIGGMGTTIGTSTNLLVVSVAVSMGMNPFSMFEFILPVALSSLIAIMYLWLVAPKMLPDRASELGDTSPRIFSAALNINQDGFSDGKTVEEIIEQTDKQIKIQYVKRAGSDALTVPSRQLTLKQDDQLLLSDSPENLKAYEKLLDADLYSSDQKIDDDHPLQAEGQQLAEIIIAQGSPLLNTTVAKTRFADRYQLVVLALHRSGTQSRQAVADIDNTQLQVGDVLLVQGASETIADLKQQGKILVLDATSHIPHSEKAPLALMIMITVVAIAALGILPIAISAVCGVLLLALTNCLGWKDMAQAVNAQIILIVAASLALGFAMLETGAADAMAAGFVNLTAGMSVTMQLSGLMLLMAVMTNIVSNNAAAVIGTPIAIGIANQLGMPLEPFVLAVLFGANMSYATPMAYKTNLLVMTVGGYTFNDFLKVGIPLTIIMWLSLSFLIPVFYPIG; translated from the coding sequence ATGATGCCCGCTGACATAGTATTGAATACTCATGCCATTGCCGTTCTGTTACTGACAGCCCTGGCTCTGTTTCTGTTTACCCGGGACTGGCTGCCGCTGGAATCCTCCAGCTTATTTGTTCTGGCCGCGCTGGCTACCGGCTTTCAGCTTTTCCCTTTTAGCTCTGATGGCAAAACACTTCACGCGGTAGATTTCTTTTCCGGCTTTGGGCATGAAGCCCTGGTCGCTGTGACTGCATTGATGATAATAGGCCACGCGCTGGCGCGAACAGGGGCGCTTGAGCCCGTTGGCAGAGCGCTGACTCGCTTATGGGAAGTATCGCCGCAGCTGTCCTTTTTACTGACACTGATAGTCGGGGCCGTATTGAGTGCGTTTGTTAATAACGTGCCTATCGTTATTTTACTGCTGCCCATCCTGACCAGTGTCTCGTTACGTATGAAAACCTCGGCCTCACGTATTCTGATGCCCATGGGGTTTGCTACGCTGATAGGAGGGATGGGAACCACCATCGGTACATCGACGAACCTGCTGGTGGTGTCGGTGGCTGTGAGCATGGGAATGAATCCTTTCTCCATGTTTGAATTTATTTTGCCCGTGGCGCTCAGCAGTCTGATAGCCATTATGTACTTATGGCTGGTGGCGCCGAAAATGCTGCCCGATCGGGCATCGGAGCTTGGCGACACATCGCCGCGTATTTTTTCCGCCGCGCTAAACATTAATCAGGATGGCTTTTCTGACGGTAAAACCGTTGAAGAGATTATTGAACAGACCGATAAACAGATCAAAATACAGTATGTTAAAAGGGCAGGGAGCGATGCACTGACGGTGCCTTCCCGGCAATTGACCTTGAAGCAGGATGATCAACTGTTGTTGAGTGATAGTCCGGAAAATCTAAAAGCGTATGAGAAACTGTTGGATGCCGACTTATATAGCAGTGATCAAAAAATAGACGATGATCATCCTTTGCAGGCAGAAGGTCAGCAGTTAGCGGAAATTATCATTGCTCAGGGCTCGCCGCTATTGAATACGACAGTTGCAAAAACACGTTTTGCTGATCGTTATCAGTTGGTTGTTCTGGCGCTACATCGTTCTGGCACACAGAGTCGTCAAGCGGTGGCGGATATAGATAATACGCAGTTGCAGGTGGGTGATGTTTTGCTGGTACAGGGTGCGAGTGAAACAATCGCAGACCTAAAGCAGCAGGGCAAAATATTGGTACTGGATGCTACCTCACATATCCCTCATTCAGAAAAAGCGCCACTGGCATTAATGATTATGATCACTGTTGTCGCTATCGCAGCATTAGGGATTCTGCCCATCGCTATCAGTGCGGTCTGTGGTGTGCTGTTACTGGCGCTGACAAACTGCCTGGGCTGGAAAGATATGGCTCAGGCCGTCAATGCGCAGATCATACTGATTGTTGCTGCATCATTAGCGCTGGGGTTCGCCATGCTTGAAACCGGTGCTGCAGATGCGATGGCCGCAGGCTTTGTTAATCTGACGGCGGGGATGTCGGTGACGATGCAGTTAAGTGGGCTGATGCTATTAATGGCGGTGATGACCAATATCGTCTCAAATAACGCGGCAGCCGTGATCGGCACACCCATCGCAATCGGGATCGCTAACCAATTAGGCATGCCGCTAGAGCCTTTCGTGCTGGCTGTATTGTTTGGCGCCAATATGAGCTATGCCACCCCAATGGCTTATAAGACAAATCTGTTGGTAATGACCGTAGGGGGCTACACCTTCAACGACTTTTTAAAAGTTGGTATCCCACTAACCATCATAATGTGGCTATCCCTGAGCTTCCTGATACCGGTGTTTTATCCGATTGGATGA
- the glcF gene encoding glycolate oxidase subunit GlcF: MQTNITESLRQSPLGQEAESILRKCVHCGFCLATCPTYNLTGNELDSPRGRIYLLKQLLEGDPVSQLTQQHLDSCLNCRACETTCPSNVQYHRLLEIGVPLVEQEVPRNLKQRLLRTAILNVLPYRNRFTRLLRTAQAIRPLLPKALSNKVPARKLTTTAAKQTQAALQRTMLVLEGCVQPAIDPDINAATTRVLNKLGISLITAPKAGCCGALSYHLNQQQDGLDFMRRNIDAWWPQIDQGCEAIIMTASGCGTTVKEYGELLKDDPHYAEKARRVSKLTKDIVEVLSQEAIETLPINTTASLAFQCPCSLQHGQGLAGSVEALLSRMGFELKSVIDSHLCCGSAGTYSIFQPELATELRQNKRRTLERSGADQFVSANIGCISHLSEGADRPVRHWIQVVDTALE; the protein is encoded by the coding sequence GTGCAGACCAACATCACAGAATCACTGAGACAGAGCCCGCTCGGCCAAGAGGCAGAATCAATACTCCGCAAGTGTGTTCATTGTGGCTTCTGCCTGGCAACCTGTCCCACCTATAATCTTACCGGGAATGAACTAGACAGCCCCCGGGGACGGATCTACCTGCTCAAGCAGTTGCTGGAAGGTGACCCTGTTTCCCAGCTCACCCAGCAACATCTGGACAGCTGTCTGAACTGTCGTGCATGTGAAACCACCTGTCCTTCTAATGTGCAGTATCACCGCCTGCTGGAGATCGGTGTGCCGCTTGTCGAGCAGGAGGTACCCCGCAACCTGAAACAACGCCTGCTGCGTACCGCGATTCTTAATGTTTTACCTTACCGCAACCGTTTCACCCGTTTATTACGTACAGCACAGGCTATTCGTCCGCTACTGCCCAAAGCACTCAGCAACAAAGTGCCCGCCAGGAAACTAACCACCACGGCTGCCAAGCAGACCCAGGCTGCCCTGCAGCGCACCATGCTAGTACTTGAAGGCTGCGTACAACCCGCCATTGATCCGGATATCAATGCGGCGACCACCCGGGTATTGAACAAACTTGGAATATCTCTGATTACCGCCCCTAAGGCGGGTTGTTGCGGTGCGCTGAGCTATCACCTCAATCAGCAGCAGGATGGGCTGGACTTTATGCGTCGCAATATCGATGCCTGGTGGCCACAAATCGATCAGGGCTGTGAAGCGATCATCATGACCGCCAGCGGCTGTGGTACCACGGTAAAGGAGTATGGTGAGCTGCTTAAAGATGATCCTCACTACGCAGAAAAGGCCCGCCGGGTTTCAAAACTGACAAAAGATATTGTGGAAGTACTCAGTCAGGAAGCCATTGAAACGTTGCCAATTAATACGACGGCCAGCCTGGCGTTCCAGTGTCCCTGCTCGTTGCAACATGGTCAGGGACTGGCGGGGAGCGTTGAAGCGTTGCTCAGCCGAATGGGCTTTGAACTGAAATCCGTCATAGACAGTCACCTTTGCTGCGGCTCAGCAGGCACTTACTCAATTTTTCAACCTGAGCTGGCAACCGAGCTTAGACAAAACAAACGTAGAACCCTGGAACGTTCCGGTGCAGATCAATTTGTATCCGCCAATATCGGTTGTATCAGCCACCTGTCTGAGGGTGCTGATCGTCCGGTCAGACACTGGATACAAGTTGTCGATACAGCACTGGAATAA
- a CDS encoding TRAP transporter substrate-binding protein: MKLKTLFKPLTGIALSMTLATSALAETTMRVASWLPPTHPQNAVVLDTWGKWIDEATDGRVKMVIEYGMGHPKTMFELVEDGVVDASWSVHGYMPGRFKLTESVELPNLNASAEAASVALWRVNNKYYKQANEHEGLTLAALFTHGPGQIHLAEPISSLEEMKGRKIRLGGGIQGALGKRMGVTPVGAPATKVYEMMQQGVVGGVFIPAGEQKTLRLNEVTKQLVLLPGGMYTMSFSMFLNPGFMAGLSQSDQEAIMKVSGEQLSALAGRAWDAGDTEGLKIAKEAGVSILEVQPGDPIDQEFQTMIKGMDEDYLTRVADRDVNAAGALKELREIARNYNP; the protein is encoded by the coding sequence ATGAAACTAAAAACGCTGTTCAAACCGCTAACCGGCATTGCACTAAGCATGACCCTTGCCACCAGCGCATTAGCGGAAACCACCATGCGGGTTGCCAGCTGGCTGCCACCAACCCATCCACAGAATGCTGTAGTACTGGACACCTGGGGTAAGTGGATCGACGAAGCCACCGACGGCCGGGTGAAAATGGTGATCGAATACGGCATGGGCCACCCAAAGACCATGTTTGAGCTGGTGGAAGATGGCGTTGTCGATGCCAGCTGGAGTGTACACGGCTATATGCCCGGCCGCTTTAAACTGACCGAATCAGTCGAGTTGCCTAACCTTAACGCCAGCGCTGAAGCAGCCTCAGTCGCCCTGTGGCGAGTGAATAACAAGTATTACAAACAAGCTAATGAACACGAAGGTTTGACCCTGGCAGCACTGTTTACCCACGGGCCGGGCCAGATCCACCTGGCGGAACCAATCAGTTCGCTGGAAGAGATGAAGGGCCGTAAAATCCGTCTCGGTGGCGGAATTCAAGGTGCTCTGGGTAAGCGAATGGGCGTAACCCCGGTAGGCGCTCCCGCCACTAAGGTGTACGAAATGATGCAGCAGGGTGTTGTCGGCGGCGTCTTTATCCCGGCAGGCGAGCAGAAAACCCTGCGCCTGAATGAAGTTACAAAGCAGCTGGTTCTGCTACCGGGCGGTATGTACACCATGAGCTTTTCGATGTTCCTCAACCCTGGTTTCATGGCCGGTCTGAGTCAGTCTGACCAGGAAGCAATTATGAAAGTATCAGGTGAACAGCTATCCGCATTGGCAGGCCGGGCCTGGGATGCCGGTGATACTGAAGGCCTGAAGATAGCAAAAGAAGCCGGAGTGTCGATTCTTGAGGTACAGCCTGGCGATCCGATTGATCAGGAGTTCCAGACCATGATCAAAGGTATGGATGAAGATTACCTTACCCGGGTTGCAGACAGGGACGTAAATGCAGCAGGCGCGCTAAAAGAGTTACGTGAGATTGCAAGAAACTATAATCCTTAA
- a CDS encoding TRAP transporter substrate-binding protein, producing MKTIKTYRVSLFFCLMAAAFSGLSAANDTIIIKGVGTWDYFTNYQKHEGPFWNERIAEVSDGQIIGEIKPHTELGLQGYEIMRLVKNGVFDFAFGLPGYVVPESEIFEGADLSSLVQNIDVQKQVANAYFPTLERAFAEKYNAKLMMLYPFPSQMLWCNSQISSIEDLKGKRIRVFLTTLGDFVEGVGAVPVSVPYKDVPDALEKGIVDCVITGTMSAFTSKLYKVASHGFTLRVGWGLAFGAMNMNKWNLLNDEQKVLLQNELAALTESMWQETATEDAIALACLSDGPCSIGETGKMKLVEPSDADLLVRNQVATEVILPRWAERCGPECAANWNRTVGKVLDLRAEAKAR from the coding sequence ATGAAAACAATAAAAACATACAGAGTGTCTCTTTTTTTCTGCTTGATGGCTGCCGCTTTTAGCGGTTTATCTGCGGCAAACGATACTATCATCATCAAGGGCGTAGGCACCTGGGATTACTTCACTAATTATCAAAAGCACGAGGGCCCTTTCTGGAATGAGCGTATTGCAGAGGTTAGTGATGGGCAAATCATCGGTGAGATAAAGCCGCATACTGAGTTGGGCTTGCAGGGCTATGAAATCATGCGTCTGGTAAAAAATGGTGTATTTGATTTTGCGTTTGGCTTACCGGGTTATGTTGTGCCGGAAAGTGAGATATTTGAAGGTGCAGACCTGTCGTCGTTGGTACAGAACATCGATGTGCAAAAGCAGGTAGCTAATGCTTATTTTCCAACTCTGGAGCGCGCCTTCGCTGAAAAATATAACGCCAAGCTGATGATGCTGTACCCGTTTCCAAGTCAGATGCTCTGGTGTAATAGTCAGATCAGCAGCATTGAAGATCTGAAGGGAAAGCGAATACGCGTGTTTCTGACGACCCTGGGCGATTTTGTCGAAGGTGTTGGCGCTGTTCCCGTGAGCGTGCCTTATAAAGATGTACCTGATGCTCTTGAAAAAGGCATAGTTGACTGCGTAATTACAGGCACGATGTCAGCATTTACCAGCAAATTGTACAAAGTTGCCTCTCATGGCTTTACCTTGCGGGTAGGCTGGGGGCTGGCATTCGGTGCAATGAATATGAATAAGTGGAATTTGTTGAATGATGAACAGAAGGTTCTTTTGCAAAATGAACTTGCAGCATTAACCGAAAGCATGTGGCAGGAAACAGCAACCGAAGATGCCATTGCCCTGGCGTGTCTGTCAGACGGTCCCTGTTCTATTGGTGAGACAGGTAAGATGAAACTGGTAGAGCCTTCTGATGCTGATCTTCTTGTACGTAATCAGGTCGCTACGGAAGTTATCTTACCGCGATGGGCAGAGCGTTGTGGGCCGGAATGCGCAGCTAACTGGAATCGTACGGTAGGGAAAGTCCTTGATTTGAGGGCCGAGGCGAAGGCGAGGTAA
- the glcE gene encoding glycolate oxidase subunit GlcE, which yields MQAVAEQVFPGALTQDQARDQAQSLANQVEQAFVNQQPLVICGGGSKRFYGRPLEGETLSLSDYQGIVSYEPSELVITARAGTPLQVIETVLAEQGQMLGFEPPHYADNATLGGTIACGLSGPRRPYSGAARDFVLGVTMINGKGEILRFGGQVMKNVAGYDVSRLMSGAQGTLGVLLEISLKVIPMPAHEETRVLSCSQQQMQTLLCDLGRQPLPISATLFHNDQLYIRLSGATAGVHSAAQIIGGERLSTDQFWLQAKEQQHPFFHPAQPCWRLSLPPAAAAVPDALARHQLIEWGGAQRWLYSEADPCQIIQWAEANGGHATAVDRSEPGHTLFHPLSNALLPLTQRIKQSFDPAGILNPGRLYTEL from the coding sequence ATGCAAGCTGTGGCAGAACAAGTATTTCCGGGAGCCCTGACCCAGGATCAGGCCCGTGACCAGGCTCAGTCGTTAGCCAATCAGGTAGAGCAGGCATTTGTAAACCAGCAGCCCCTGGTAATATGCGGCGGTGGAAGTAAGCGCTTTTATGGTCGCCCCCTTGAGGGAGAAACACTGTCGCTCAGTGATTATCAGGGTATTGTCAGTTATGAACCTTCCGAACTGGTCATCACCGCCCGGGCAGGTACCCCGCTCCAGGTCATAGAAACCGTACTGGCTGAACAAGGGCAGATGCTGGGCTTCGAACCGCCTCATTACGCAGATAATGCCACTCTGGGCGGTACTATCGCCTGTGGATTATCCGGCCCCCGGAGACCTTATAGTGGTGCGGCACGGGACTTTGTCCTGGGTGTCACTATGATCAACGGTAAAGGTGAAATCCTGCGCTTTGGCGGTCAGGTGATGAAAAATGTAGCGGGCTATGATGTCTCCCGGTTGATGAGCGGCGCCCAGGGCACCCTGGGTGTACTGCTGGAAATCAGCCTGAAAGTAATCCCCATGCCAGCCCATGAAGAGACCCGGGTACTCAGTTGTAGCCAACAACAGATGCAAACCCTGTTATGCGACCTGGGGCGTCAGCCATTGCCGATCTCAGCCACCCTGTTCCATAACGACCAGCTCTATATTCGCCTGTCTGGTGCAACCGCCGGCGTCCATAGCGCAGCACAGATAATTGGCGGGGAGCGATTGAGTACAGATCAGTTCTGGCTGCAGGCAAAAGAACAACAACATCCATTCTTTCACCCTGCACAACCCTGCTGGCGTCTGTCATTGCCACCGGCGGCAGCGGCTGTTCCTGATGCTCTTGCCAGGCATCAGCTGATCGAATGGGGCGGAGCGCAACGCTGGCTCTACAGCGAAGCTGACCCTTGCCAGATTATTCAATGGGCTGAAGCGAATGGAGGCCATGCCACGGCGGTGGATCGCAGTGAACCTGGCCACACCCTGTTTCATCCGCTCAGCAATGCCCTGCTACCACTTACCCAGCGAATAAAACAGAGCTTCGATCCGGCCGGCATCCTGAATCCTGGTCGCCTGTATACCGAGCTGTAA
- a CDS encoding TauD/TfdA family dioxygenase: MSVIHKEKIEGPSAWKGKDIKDDGTWIYHWSDESISVLEKALENVKQKGLKVPDFAKEDFPITALTEEINYFNEELENGKGFIVIRGLPIEQYTDEEAAIIYYGLGLHMGTPVSQNIKGDMLGDVKNIGAIDPKQVRVYETNEYLPYHADLSDVVGLLCLRKAKSGGVSSLSSAMTLYNEILEKHPEYLGLLHRHFLLEHLNDGDVGQTPIFSYHKGKLSGMYLRQYIEIAQENAGLPLSTVEVEALDLVDSILSDPDIRIDMLMEPGDIQFANNYAIFHSRTGFEDYDEPERRRHLYRLWLKMPNARELASDFPGRSGISKR; this comes from the coding sequence ATGAGCGTCATCCATAAAGAAAAAATTGAAGGTCCATCAGCCTGGAAAGGAAAAGATATAAAGGATGACGGGACATGGATTTATCATTGGTCTGATGAATCCATTAGCGTTCTCGAAAAGGCCTTAGAAAACGTCAAACAAAAAGGACTAAAAGTCCCCGACTTTGCCAAAGAAGATTTCCCGATTACAGCTCTCACAGAAGAGATCAATTACTTCAATGAGGAACTTGAAAATGGGAAGGGTTTCATCGTCATTCGCGGCTTACCAATTGAGCAATATACGGATGAAGAAGCAGCCATTATTTACTACGGCCTGGGCCTTCATATGGGCACACCGGTTTCTCAAAATATAAAAGGCGACATGCTAGGGGATGTAAAAAATATTGGAGCCATAGATCCAAAGCAAGTTCGTGTATATGAGACGAATGAATATCTGCCTTATCACGCCGATCTATCGGATGTTGTTGGCTTACTTTGTTTGCGCAAAGCCAAATCAGGCGGTGTGAGCAGCCTTTCAAGTGCGATGACACTCTACAATGAAATCCTGGAAAAACACCCGGAGTATCTTGGGCTTCTGCACCGCCACTTCCTGTTAGAGCATCTTAATGACGGTGACGTTGGTCAAACACCAATCTTTAGTTATCACAAGGGCAAATTAAGCGGTATGTATTTGCGCCAGTATATAGAGATAGCTCAGGAAAATGCAGGCTTACCGTTATCCACTGTCGAAGTTGAAGCCTTAGATCTCGTTGATTCGATTTTAAGTGATCCGGATATTCGTATAGATATGTTGATGGAGCCCGGTGATATCCAGTTCGCAAATAACTATGCCATCTTCCATTCCCGCACGGGCTTCGAAGATTACGACGAACCTGAACGCAGACGGCATCTTTATCGACTATGGCTGAAGATGCCTAATGCCAGGGAGCTGGCTTCAGATTTCCCGGGCCGTAGTGGTATTTCCAAACGCTAA
- a CDS encoding ATP-binding protein has translation MSSRYRLGIRGRLFLAFGALSALTLLASIVSWASYNRLGDELNHVVEGNIHTLSLMTDLKERGTKITLTAPTLLAVKGESSRQSIRQDLNLDITLMADLLPQISAVTQDHQAQRVLSEQIETLNKTLTELDTNVIQKLEIQQKKSAENQRLRWVASSFLSDINRLIEDEQQYLFSLFNQESSDSWISMNNFGKDAVSTINADLQRLYRIKADVNLLINLVDRAQHLPDLNSLIATQTHSDEIIQRIKQDIEAVGNLRGIQALKQTIINIVFLTRGENNMFTIRSKERAILQSGESLLSRIREELGVLNQQIKIQTDQAESAAQISAQNARETIKKGRIWMLLMVAASLIFSILIVWLYVGRNMVGRITSLDRSMRSIASGNLEEQVQVKGSDEIGTMARSLVSFRDQISAQQEELVQAGKLAALGQLSAGIAHEINQPLSAIGHYSHNGLRLMKSGRLDETEKNLNQISNLTKRATTIITRLKSMARKQQENLVMVDLRLVLDNVLSMLEGDEVRKLTTIELSFDNDRSLVKADQVQLEQVVLNLITNALDAINNQQEKTIIIDCRHIQDRFDIHISDNGPGISRELREQIFEPFFTTKRRGQSLGLGLSISYNIVKSFGGRLTVADESASGASFCIQLPEYRRSKS, from the coding sequence ATGAGTAGTAGGTACCGGCTGGGGATTCGCGGCCGTTTATTCTTGGCATTTGGTGCATTAAGCGCGCTTACCCTACTCGCCAGTATCGTCAGCTGGGCCTCATATAACCGTCTGGGCGACGAATTAAATCATGTAGTGGAAGGTAATATACACACCCTCAGTCTGATGACTGACCTGAAAGAAAGGGGTACTAAAATAACCCTGACAGCCCCCACCCTGCTAGCAGTTAAAGGTGAATCAAGCCGGCAGAGTATTCGTCAGGACCTAAACCTGGACATAACCCTGATGGCCGACCTGCTGCCGCAAATTTCGGCAGTTACTCAGGATCACCAGGCACAAAGGGTTCTTTCTGAACAGATAGAAACACTAAATAAGACCCTGACAGAACTGGATACTAATGTCATCCAGAAGCTCGAGATACAGCAGAAGAAAAGTGCTGAAAACCAACGCCTAAGATGGGTCGCATCAAGCTTTCTCAGTGATATAAACCGACTCATTGAAGATGAGCAGCAATATCTGTTCAGTCTGTTTAATCAGGAGTCCTCTGATTCCTGGATCTCTATGAACAACTTCGGCAAAGATGCTGTCAGCACAATCAATGCGGACCTACAACGGCTGTACCGTATCAAGGCTGATGTAAACCTGCTGATAAACTTAGTAGACAGAGCTCAACATCTACCCGACCTCAACTCTCTGATCGCAACCCAGACCCACTCCGATGAGATCATTCAGCGAATTAAACAAGACATCGAAGCGGTGGGAAATTTACGCGGTATCCAGGCCTTGAAGCAAACCATTATCAATATCGTTTTTCTGACCCGGGGGGAAAACAATATGTTTACCATCCGCAGTAAGGAACGCGCTATTCTGCAATCCGGAGAATCTCTACTCAGCCGTATCAGAGAAGAGCTTGGTGTCTTGAATCAACAGATTAAGATTCAGACCGATCAGGCTGAATCGGCCGCACAGATCTCCGCACAAAATGCCCGAGAGACAATTAAGAAAGGTCGTATCTGGATGCTGTTAATGGTTGCCGCCAGTTTAATATTCTCCATTCTGATTGTCTGGCTCTATGTGGGCCGGAATATGGTGGGCAGAATTACCAGCCTGGATCGCAGTATGCGTTCAATTGCCAGCGGTAATTTGGAGGAACAAGTACAGGTAAAAGGTAGTGATGAAATTGGTACTATGGCGCGCTCACTGGTCAGCTTCCGGGATCAGATAAGTGCCCAGCAGGAAGAGTTGGTACAGGCAGGCAAACTGGCTGCGCTCGGCCAGTTATCCGCCGGTATTGCCCACGAAATTAACCAACCGTTATCAGCCATCGGGCACTACTCGCATAACGGCTTACGCCTGATGAAGTCAGGACGGCTGGACGAAACAGAAAAAAATCTGAACCAGATATCCAACCTTACTAAGCGGGCAACCACCATCATTACCCGCCTTAAATCAATGGCCCGTAAGCAGCAGGAAAACCTTGTTATGGTCGATCTGCGCCTTGTACTGGATAACGTGCTGTCGATGCTTGAAGGGGATGAGGTTCGAAAACTCACCACAATAGAACTGAGCTTTGACAACGATCGCAGCCTGGTTAAAGCCGATCAGGTGCAATTGGAACAGGTCGTCCTTAACCTGATCACCAATGCATTGGATGCGATAAACAATCAGCAGGAAAAAACAATCATCATTGATTGCCGGCATATTCAGGACCGGTTTGATATTCATATAAGTGACAACGGCCCGGGCATTAGCAGGGAATTACGTGAACAGATTTTCGAGCCATTTTTCACTACCAAACGCCGTGGGCAGAGCCTGGGCCTGGGTCTGTCCATCTCCTATAACATCGTAAAAAGTTTTGGTGGCCGGCTCACTGTCGCAGATGAGTCAGCCAGCGGCGCATCATTTTGTATCCAGTTACCCGAATACCGGAGAAGTAAGTCATGA
- a CDS encoding FAD-linked oxidase C-terminal domain-containing protein: MTLNTATQHDNLLNSLLPQLGQLIPAQFIITEVEQLHAYECDAFTTMRQLPLLTVLPETIEQVQHVMRCCNHLNIPVVARGAGTGLTAGSMPVENGVLLGMSKFNQIHDIDLNNRTALIDPGVRNQSVSDAVAPHNLYFAPDPSSQLACSVGGNVAENAGGVHCLKYGLTVHNILELELVTIEGELITLGSAALDAAGYDLTAIMTGSEGLLGIIVKIRVKLLPIPASTRVMLAAFATIEDAGHAIAAVIGAGIIPAGLEMIDQTGIRAIEELMHAGYPVDAAAVIICELDGSAAEVEDELNNVISIFTGLNATDIQIANSAEESKRIWAARKAAFPALARLAPDNYIMDGTIPRRALAQVWKQINQLADQYQLQVVNVFHAGDGNMHPSILFDSSDDDQHQRAFELGTRILELCIEVGGTISGEHGIGLEKINQMCLQFSPIELQQFHALKQAFDAKQLLNPGKQIPTLARCAEFNAMHVHHGEMPFPHLERF; this comes from the coding sequence ATGACGCTCAACACCGCAACCCAGCACGATAACTTACTTAACAGCCTTCTCCCCCAGCTGGGCCAGCTGATCCCTGCGCAATTCATTATCACTGAAGTTGAGCAGTTACACGCTTACGAATGTGACGCTTTCACCACCATGCGTCAGCTACCATTACTGACCGTGCTACCAGAAACCATCGAGCAGGTGCAGCACGTAATGCGTTGCTGCAATCACTTGAATATACCGGTGGTTGCCAGGGGGGCAGGAACCGGTTTAACTGCCGGCTCGATGCCGGTTGAGAATGGTGTCTTGCTGGGTATGAGCAAATTTAACCAGATCCACGATATCGATCTTAACAATCGCACCGCCCTGATCGATCCTGGAGTACGCAATCAGTCGGTATCTGATGCCGTTGCCCCCCACAACCTGTATTTTGCACCGGACCCGTCATCGCAACTGGCCTGTTCGGTCGGCGGCAATGTCGCCGAAAACGCTGGCGGGGTGCACTGTCTCAAGTACGGTCTGACCGTACATAATATCCTTGAGCTTGAACTGGTAACCATCGAAGGCGAGCTGATTACCCTTGGCAGTGCGGCGCTGGACGCGGCGGGGTACGATCTCACCGCAATCATGACAGGTTCAGAGGGTCTGCTGGGTATCATCGTCAAGATCCGGGTCAAGCTGCTACCTATCCCAGCCAGCACACGTGTCATGCTGGCCGCCTTCGCAACCATAGAGGACGCCGGTCATGCCATTGCGGCAGTGATCGGTGCCGGAATCATTCCTGCCGGACTGGAGATGATTGACCAAACCGGTATCCGTGCCATCGAAGAGCTAATGCATGCGGGTTACCCGGTCGATGCCGCAGCTGTCATTATCTGCGAACTGGATGGCAGTGCTGCGGAGGTTGAAGATGAACTGAATAACGTCATCAGTATATTCACCGGCCTCAACGCGACTGACATTCAGATCGCCAATAGCGCCGAAGAGAGCAAACGAATCTGGGCTGCCCGTAAAGCAGCGTTTCCCGCACTGGCCCGGCTGGCGCCGGATAACTATATTATGGACGGCACTATTCCGCGCCGCGCACTGGCTCAGGTTTGGAAGCAGATCAACCAACTGGCTGACCAATATCAGCTGCAAGTGGTCAATGTATTCCATGCCGGGGATGGCAATATGCACCCATCGATCCTTTTTGACTCCTCTGATGATGACCAACACCAGCGAGCCTTTGAACTGGGCACCCGTATTCTTGAGCTCTGTATCGAAGTCGGCGGAACGATTTCCGGCGAACACGGCATCGGACTGGAGAAGATCAATCAGATGTGCCTGCAGTTTTCCCCGATCGAGCTGCAGCAGTTCCACGCCCTGAAACAGGCATTTGACGCAAAACAACTCCTCAACCCTGGCAAGCAGATTCCGACCCTGGCCCGTTGTGCCGAATTTAATGCCATGCATGTACATCATGGCGAGATGCCTTTTCCCCACCTGGAGCGCTTCTGA